Proteins found in one Mytilus trossulus isolate FHL-02 unplaced genomic scaffold, PNRI_Mtr1.1.1.hap1 h1tg000233l__unscaffolded, whole genome shotgun sequence genomic segment:
- the LOC134701186 gene encoding uncharacterized protein LOC134701186, translating into MGQVRKDNSGHSLPEVDLLVSKTLAKLYCFSLCTHYLGLLSPSDSEDHPTDHPTDHTDEIKVLSLKRKLPAAAFNFSLSENDYSEEFSPNDSESTQQVLSPLKGELPAAEAFSPSILKKGRCTFKFHKACQTVSSGEFYTFSKSVYTGAVVTSGVVNEKATQTIIGGRILLLTYN; encoded by the exons atgggacag GTCAGGAAAGATAACTCCGGACATTCACTACCGGAAGTTGATCTACTCGTGTCAAAAACATTGGCAAAACTGTATTGTTTTTCACTTTGTACTCATTATCTAGGACTT TTGTCTCCATCAGACAGTGAGGACCATCCTACTGACCATCCTACTGACCATACAGATGAAATCAAAGTTCTGTCTCTAAAAAGAAAATTGCCTGCTGCTGCATtcaat TTTTCTCTGTCAGAGAATGACTACAGTGAAGAATTCAGCCCCAATGACTCTGAAAGTACACAGCAAGTTTTGTCACCACTAAAAGGAGAGCTACCTGCTGCAGAAGCATTTTCACCATCAATATTAAAGAAAGGTAGatgtacatttaaatttcataaagctTGTCAGACTGTTTCCTCTGGGGAGTTTTATACATTCTCCAAATCAGTATACACTGGAGCTGTAGTCACATCTGGAGTTGTAAATGAAAAAGCAACACAAACAATAATAGGTGGTAGAATCTTGCTACTGACTTATAACTAA